Proteins from one Thermococcus sp. M36 genomic window:
- a CDS encoding adenylosuccinate synthetase — protein MPSYIVVGGQWGDEGKGSVIAYLALKDRPDLIARGGVGTNAGHSVFINGKKYAVRQLPTGFIQTEARLLVGAGVLVDPGVFFHELEHLRDFDVARRVGIDYRCAIIEGKHRELDSTNSHLHGEIGTTGSGCGPANADRVMRTAKLAKDIKELEPYLTDVASEVNDALDDGKLVLVEGTQGFGLSLYYGTYPYVTSKDTTASAIASDVGIGPTRVDDVIVVFKSFPTRVGAGPFPTEMDEAEAERLGLIEYGTVTGRRRRVGWFDFDFARYSARINGATMLALTMLDKYDKDAFGVTDYDKLPRRARKFVEEIEERVGVPVALIKTGPELEHIIDRRDVI, from the coding sequence ATGCCGAGCTACATCGTTGTTGGTGGTCAGTGGGGAGACGAGGGCAAGGGTTCCGTTATAGCATACCTTGCCCTGAAGGACAGGCCCGACCTGATAGCGCGCGGCGGAGTGGGAACGAACGCAGGACACAGCGTCTTCATAAACGGGAAAAAGTACGCGGTGAGACAGCTCCCAACGGGCTTCATCCAGACTGAGGCGAGGCTTCTCGTCGGCGCCGGCGTTCTCGTTGACCCGGGTGTGTTCTTCCACGAGCTTGAGCACCTGAGGGACTTCGACGTTGCCCGGAGGGTCGGCATAGACTACCGCTGCGCGATAATCGAGGGGAAACACAGGGAGCTGGATAGCACCAACAGCCACCTCCATGGGGAGATAGGCACCACTGGAAGCGGGTGCGGCCCGGCAAACGCCGACAGGGTAATGAGGACAGCGAAGCTTGCAAAAGACATCAAAGAACTCGAGCCGTACCTCACTGATGTGGCCAGTGAAGTCAACGACGCCCTTGATGACGGAAAGCTCGTCCTGGTTGAGGGAACGCAGGGCTTCGGGCTGAGCCTCTACTACGGAACCTACCCCTACGTGACCTCCAAGGACACAACCGCCTCGGCGATAGCGAGTGACGTCGGAATAGGTCCGACGAGGGTAGATGACGTCATAGTGGTCTTCAAGAGCTTCCCGACGAGGGTTGGAGCCGGCCCGTTCCCAACCGAGATGGACGAGGCAGAAGCGGAAAGGCTGGGGCTCATCGAGTACGGAACCGTCACCGGCAGGAGGCGCCGCGTGGGCTGGTTCGACTTCGACTTCGCCCGCTACTCCGCCCGGATAAACGGAGCCACCATGCTCGCTTTGACGATGCTCGACAAGTACGATAAGGATGCCTTTGGAGTTACCGACTACGACAAACTGCCCAGGAGGGCGAGGAAGTTCGTGGAGGAAATAGAGGAGCGCGTCGGTGTCCCCGTTGCCCTCATCAAGACCGGACCCGAACTCGAGCACATCATTGACAGGAGAGATGTCATATAA
- a CDS encoding SDR family oxidoreductase, whose protein sequence is MRNKLVVVTGGAGFIGSHIAWELVKDNEVIIIDNLYTGKEENVPPGAKLVRADIRDYEAIAELISNADYVFHEAAQVSVVESVQNPIFTEEVNVLGTLNILRALLEGHGKLIFASSAAVYGDNPNLPLKETERPKPLSPYGVTKATAEEYLRVFHELYGLPVVALRYFNVFGPRQGFNQYAGVISIFINRALKNEPLVIFGDGKQTRDFIYVKDIVRANVLVAESRRANGRVFNVATGRQTSILELATKIIEIAGANTSILFDKPRPGDIRHSLADIGEIKKLGFEPEWSLEEGLKKTVEWYQKKKSL, encoded by the coding sequence ATGAGGAACAAGCTGGTCGTTGTCACGGGCGGTGCAGGCTTCATAGGCTCTCACATAGCCTGGGAGCTCGTTAAGGACAACGAGGTAATCATAATCGACAACCTCTACACTGGAAAGGAGGAGAACGTCCCTCCGGGGGCGAAGCTCGTCAGGGCGGATATAAGAGACTACGAGGCGATAGCGGAGCTAATCAGCAACGCAGACTATGTTTTCCACGAGGCCGCCCAGGTTAGCGTCGTTGAAAGCGTCCAGAACCCCATTTTTACCGAAGAGGTCAACGTGCTGGGGACGCTCAATATCCTCAGGGCGCTCCTTGAGGGGCATGGAAAGCTCATTTTTGCATCTTCGGCAGCGGTCTACGGAGACAACCCAAACCTCCCCTTAAAAGAGACTGAGAGGCCAAAACCCCTCTCGCCGTACGGTGTGACCAAGGCAACCGCTGAAGAGTATCTCCGCGTCTTTCACGAGCTGTACGGCCTTCCGGTTGTTGCCCTTCGCTACTTCAACGTTTTTGGCCCCAGACAGGGCTTTAATCAGTACGCGGGAGTGATAAGCATCTTCATCAACAGGGCGCTGAAAAACGAACCGCTGGTCATCTTTGGAGACGGAAAGCAGACGAGGGACTTCATCTATGTGAAGGACATCGTTAGGGCGAACGTCCTCGTCGCCGAGAGCAGGCGCGCGAACGGGAGGGTCTTCAACGTCGCAACCGGAAGACAGACGAGCATACTGGAGCTCGCCACCAAGATAATCGAGATAGCCGGGGCGAACACCTCGATTCTCTTTGATAAGCCGAGGCCCGGAGATATAAGGCACAGCCTCGCGGACATAGGCGAGATCAAGAAGCTCGGCTTCGAGCCGGAGTGGAGCCTTGAGGAGGGGCTAAAGAAGACGGTGGAGTGGTATCAAAAGAAAAAGAGCCTCTGA
- the pfdA gene encoding prefoldin subunit alpha, with translation MAQVNEQLERLAYEYQLLQAQAQLLAQNLELLTLGRNEFQAVKETLEGLKKVEDERPEILVPIGAGSFLSGVIVDKNHAIVSVGAGYAIEKSLDDAIAYLEARIKEYEDAIARTQEGLRKLEAQLGELAQKAQQLQQRQAMGFSVKK, from the coding sequence ATGGCGCAGGTGAATGAACAGCTTGAGAGGCTCGCTTACGAGTACCAGCTCCTCCAGGCCCAGGCACAGCTCCTGGCCCAGAACCTTGAGCTCCTCACCCTTGGAAGGAACGAGTTCCAGGCCGTCAAGGAGACCCTTGAAGGGCTCAAAAAGGTTGAGGACGAGAGACCGGAGATACTCGTGCCCATCGGCGCGGGATCGTTCCTCAGTGGGGTCATAGTTGATAAAAACCACGCGATAGTTAGTGTTGGGGCAGGGTATGCCATCGAGAAGAGCCTGGACGATGCCATAGCTTACCTTGAGGCCAGGATAAAAGAGTATGAGGATGCCATAGCCAGAACCCAGGAGGGGCTTAGGAAGCTTGAGGCCCAGCTCGGAGAGCTCGCCCAGAAGGCGCAACAGCTTCAGCAGAGGCAGGCAATGGGCTTCAGCGTTAAAAAATGA
- a CDS encoding P-loop NTPase, producing MQIAIASGKGGVGKSTITASLLYFLKDDYRLVAVDADAEAPNLGLLLGVERWEEEREHIGAKVARIKAESCVRCGICMERCPYDSIYINEEGNYVINELTCEGCNVCGLVCPVPGTITLEEARSGVIRKATTKYGFPIISAQLDVGRPESGKLVTEEKEWAKRLMGELGLDHMIVDSAAGIGCQVIASLGGADLAILIAEPTPASLSDVQRAYRVVQHFREPAYLIINKADINPGFTALREWAESEGIPILGEVPYDRSIPRSMAMLRPVVEAFPKSKAARALRDIAERIKKEIIG from the coding sequence ATGCAGATAGCGATAGCGAGCGGTAAGGGCGGCGTTGGAAAGAGCACGATAACGGCCTCGCTCCTCTACTTCCTCAAGGACGACTACAGGCTGGTGGCCGTTGATGCAGACGCTGAAGCTCCAAACCTCGGCCTTCTCCTGGGTGTTGAGCGCTGGGAAGAGGAGAGGGAGCACATAGGGGCCAAGGTCGCGAGGATAAAGGCGGAGAGCTGCGTAAGGTGCGGCATCTGTATGGAGCGCTGTCCATACGACAGCATCTACATCAACGAGGAAGGCAACTATGTGATCAATGAGCTCACCTGCGAGGGCTGCAACGTCTGCGGCCTCGTCTGCCCGGTTCCGGGGACGATAACCCTCGAGGAGGCGCGCTCCGGGGTGATAAGGAAGGCCACCACGAAGTACGGTTTCCCAATAATCTCCGCCCAGCTCGACGTTGGGAGGCCAGAAAGCGGAAAGCTCGTTACCGAGGAGAAGGAGTGGGCGAAAAGGCTCATGGGGGAGCTTGGTCTTGACCATATGATAGTGGACAGTGCCGCTGGAATAGGCTGTCAGGTGATAGCGAGCCTTGGAGGGGCTGACCTCGCGATACTCATAGCCGAGCCGACTCCCGCTTCACTCTCCGACGTCCAGAGGGCCTACAGGGTCGTCCAGCACTTCAGGGAACCTGCCTATCTCATCATCAACAAGGCCGACATCAACCCGGGCTTCACGGCACTAAGGGAGTGGGCTGAGAGTGAGGGGATCCCGATACTCGGAGAAGTTCCCTACGACAGGTCAATACCAAGGAGCATGGCCATGCTCAGGCCGGTCGTTGAGGCATTTCCCAAATCAAAAGCGGCAAGGGCCCTTAGGGATATCGCCGAGAGGATAAAAAAGGAGATAATCGGCTGA
- a CDS encoding P-loop NTPase — translation MQIAVSGGKGGTGKSTVAVNLAIALRKLGLELTFADLDVEAPNDHLLLGVELANEEPVMQFVPKFDYSKCTRCRKCAEACEEHAIITLRDGTPFLMPNLCSGCRACEIVCPVSGAILEAFRVVGHTYLTRTPYGFTLVTGRLREGEERSMPLVVAAKKKAQAVQKGLLLIDTAAGTGNTVSKAVEFSDLLIAVTEPTPLGIHDTELILELGRLMDIPTWVVINRVDLGEREKVYELTEKYGAEVVAEIPYSENIVRSYVEGRPIVLADYPEAEIFIGLAKKVLGFFGGGE, via the coding sequence TTGCAGATAGCCGTGAGCGGTGGAAAGGGAGGAACCGGAAAGTCAACTGTGGCGGTGAATCTCGCCATTGCACTCAGAAAGCTCGGACTTGAACTTACTTTCGCCGATCTCGACGTCGAGGCGCCAAACGACCACCTTCTCCTAGGTGTTGAGCTGGCCAACGAGGAGCCCGTCATGCAGTTCGTGCCGAAGTTTGATTACTCAAAGTGCACCCGGTGCAGGAAGTGCGCCGAAGCCTGCGAGGAGCACGCGATAATAACCCTGAGGGACGGCACTCCATTCCTCATGCCGAACCTCTGTTCTGGCTGCCGTGCGTGCGAGATAGTCTGCCCGGTTTCCGGGGCCATCCTTGAGGCCTTCCGTGTTGTTGGCCACACATACCTTACCCGGACTCCATATGGCTTTACCCTCGTTACCGGGAGGCTCAGGGAAGGGGAGGAGCGTTCGATGCCCCTGGTGGTTGCCGCGAAGAAGAAGGCCCAGGCGGTTCAGAAGGGGCTTCTGTTAATCGACACCGCCGCGGGAACAGGGAACACCGTTTCGAAGGCGGTGGAGTTCTCCGACCTTCTAATAGCGGTCACCGAGCCGACCCCACTGGGAATCCACGACACGGAGCTGATACTAGAGCTCGGGAGGCTGATGGATATACCCACATGGGTCGTGATAAACAGGGTGGACCTCGGTGAGAGGGAGAAAGTCTATGAGCTGACAGAGAAGTACGGCGCTGAGGTCGTCGCCGAAATCCCTTACAGCGAGAACATCGTGAGGAGCTACGTTGAGGGCAGGCCGATTGTTCTGGCAGATTACCCGGAAGCTGAGATATTCATTGGGTTAGCAAAGAAGGTTCTCGGCTTTTTCGGGGGTGGTGAGTAA
- a CDS encoding NifB/NifX family molybdenum-iron cluster-binding protein, translating into MSEKRCFKVAVGMEDDEHLIDAHYGDSEFFAIYEVCSDGSVKLLERRHNKAKDFEEEEERSHGDPRKFKAVVSQLLDVDVLAAFRMGPNFLRIRDKTNKVVFFTRTRELSVALQRLVENFDDLWEQVREK; encoded by the coding sequence ATGAGTGAAAAGCGCTGCTTCAAGGTTGCAGTTGGAATGGAAGACGATGAACACCTCATCGACGCCCACTATGGAGACTCGGAGTTCTTCGCGATATACGAGGTCTGTTCCGATGGGAGTGTGAAGCTCCTCGAAAGGCGGCACAACAAGGCAAAGGACTTTGAGGAGGAAGAGGAAAGAAGCCACGGCGATCCAAGGAAGTTCAAAGCCGTGGTAAGCCAGCTCCTCGACGTTGACGTTCTGGCTGCATTTAGAATGGGGCCCAATTTCCTCAGGATACGAGACAAGACCAACAAGGTGGTCTTCTTCACGAGGACGAGGGAGCTGAGTGTGGCGCTTCAGAGGCTTGTTGAGAACTTCGACGACCTCTGGGAGCAGGTAAGGGAAAAATAG
- a CDS encoding Rossmann-like domain-containing protein produces MLLSEIKRKALKLVGEVELLDFGFALPYTWVLIRGPERKALGVAMTLPEEVQRYTNSITEPSVETFIEKADSLNVIERTLGLAAINAVSQYHIVLSGAEWVDVLELLPENAGKVAMIGNMPPLVKELRGKGFEVYVFERNARLWDKDTYSDALEYHLLPKMDAVIASASCLVNGTIDMLIERASNARIFVLTGPTGQLLPEFLKGTGVTHLASMKVVDIEKALLGLKLGSFRGFEKGNRKYVVRVP; encoded by the coding sequence TTGCTTTTGAGCGAAATCAAAAGGAAAGCCCTTAAGCTCGTCGGCGAGGTTGAGCTCCTTGACTTCGGCTTCGCCCTTCCATACACGTGGGTTCTCATCAGGGGGCCGGAGAGAAAGGCCCTGGGAGTCGCGATGACCCTGCCCGAGGAGGTTCAGCGCTACACGAACTCCATAACCGAGCCGTCAGTTGAGACGTTCATAGAGAAGGCCGACAGCCTTAACGTCATAGAGAGAACCCTCGGTCTGGCGGCAATAAACGCGGTCTCGCAGTACCACATAGTCCTGAGCGGTGCGGAGTGGGTTGACGTCCTTGAGCTTCTCCCTGAAAACGCGGGCAAAGTAGCCATGATAGGCAACATGCCTCCTCTTGTGAAGGAACTCCGCGGGAAGGGGTTTGAGGTCTACGTCTTTGAGAGAAACGCCAGGCTCTGGGACAAAGACACCTACAGCGACGCTTTGGAATACCACCTCCTTCCCAAGATGGACGCGGTGATAGCGAGCGCGAGCTGTCTGGTCAATGGAACGATAGACATGCTAATTGAGAGGGCGAGTAATGCCCGTATCTTTGTGCTCACCGGCCCAACAGGCCAGCTCCTGCCAGAGTTCCTGAAGGGGACGGGTGTTACTCACCTAGCATCAATGAAAGTCGTTGATATTGAGAAGGCTCTGCTTGGCCTCAAGCTTGGCTCCTTCAGGGGGTTTGAGAAGGGGAACAGAAAGTACGTGGTGAGGGTACCGTGA
- a CDS encoding radical SAM protein, whose translation MIAFGPVPSRRLGRSLGVNNIPDKVCSYACIYCQIGKTLRMELERRPFYEPELIFEEVKKKVEEAHRRGERIDYITFVPDGEPTLDINLGREVELLRELGIKLAALINASLIWREDVREDLLKLDFVSLKVDAVSKPLWRKVDRPHKSLNLEKLLEGMLEFRRAFKGTLVTETMLVDGVEYGNEFERIAEFLRELKPDKAYIAIPTRPPAESWVKPAPEAVINRAFQTFAEALGERHVEYLIGYEGNTFAFTGNVEEDLLSITAVHPMREEAVREFLRKADADWSVVERLLETKKLIELEYNGRKFYMRRLKSRE comes from the coding sequence ATGATCGCCTTTGGACCCGTTCCCTCGAGGAGGCTCGGAAGGAGCCTTGGTGTAAACAACATCCCGGACAAGGTGTGCAGCTACGCCTGCATCTACTGTCAGATAGGAAAAACGCTGAGGATGGAACTTGAGAGAAGGCCCTTTTATGAGCCGGAGCTGATATTTGAAGAGGTAAAAAAGAAAGTTGAGGAAGCCCACAGGAGGGGAGAGCGCATAGATTACATAACCTTCGTCCCGGACGGGGAGCCAACCCTTGACATCAACCTTGGGAGGGAGGTGGAACTCCTCCGCGAACTCGGCATAAAGCTCGCTGCGCTGATCAACGCGTCCCTTATCTGGCGTGAAGACGTAAGGGAAGACCTGCTCAAGCTCGACTTTGTCTCGCTCAAGGTGGATGCGGTCAGTAAACCCCTCTGGAGGAAGGTGGACAGACCCCATAAGAGCCTGAATCTGGAGAAGCTCCTCGAAGGCATGCTTGAATTCAGGAGAGCCTTTAAAGGAACCCTCGTTACCGAGACCATGCTGGTGGATGGGGTAGAATACGGGAACGAGTTCGAGAGGATTGCGGAGTTTCTGCGGGAGCTTAAACCTGATAAAGCGTACATAGCGATTCCCACGAGACCACCGGCAGAGTCATGGGTAAAACCGGCTCCCGAGGCGGTTATAAACCGTGCCTTCCAGACCTTTGCAGAGGCCCTCGGGGAAAGGCACGTTGAATACCTAATAGGCTATGAGGGGAATACGTTTGCCTTCACAGGTAACGTTGAGGAGGATTTACTCAGCATTACCGCCGTTCATCCGATGAGGGAAGAGGCCGTTAGAGAGTTCCTTAGAAAGGCCGACGCCGACTGGAGCGTCGTCGAGAGGCTTTTGGAGACGAAAAAGCTTATAGAGCTCGAATACAACGGCAGGAAGTTCTACATGAGGCGCTTGAAGAGCAGGGAGTAG
- a CDS encoding NifB/NifX family molybdenum-iron cluster-binding protein: protein MKIAIPTNGGGLNDTVAPVFARAPAFYIADIDENGNITNEKVVQNGAAMAGGGAGPMAVQTLINEGVEAVIAPQVGPNALGAIQAAGIKLYQVAPGTPVEDAIKAVVSGSVGQFSVPTPTTPMPPAAPMAPTTPANPAPAYGPYPPYPAYGYGSRWGRGWGRGGGWGRGRGWGRGWGRGGRGWGARLGYCPWTGQPSRRTWLARFFGWW from the coding sequence ATGAAGATCGCAATCCCAACTAATGGCGGTGGGCTTAACGATACAGTTGCGCCAGTCTTCGCGCGCGCTCCAGCGTTTTACATAGCGGACATTGACGAGAACGGAAACATAACCAACGAGAAGGTCGTCCAGAACGGGGCGGCGATGGCAGGAGGCGGAGCTGGCCCGATGGCAGTCCAGACCCTTATCAACGAGGGTGTTGAGGCAGTAATAGCCCCGCAGGTCGGCCCGAACGCCCTCGGCGCGATACAGGCTGCAGGAATAAAGCTTTACCAGGTCGCCCCGGGAACTCCTGTCGAGGATGCCATAAAGGCAGTTGTCAGCGGAAGCGTCGGGCAGTTCAGCGTGCCGACGCCGACTACCCCAATGCCCCCGGCCGCCCCAATGGCGCCGACAACGCCAGCAAACCCCGCGCCGGCCTACGGCCCTTACCCGCCGTATCCGGCTTACGGCTACGGCTCCAGATGGGGCAGAGGCTGGGGCCGCGGTGGCGGCTGGGGAAGAGGACGCGGTTGGGGCCGCGGATGGGGCAGAGGTGGTAGAGGCTGGGGGGCCAGGCTTGGCTATTGCCCATGGACTGGCCAGCCCAGCAGGAGAACGTGGCTCGCCAGGTTCTTCGGCTGGTGGTGA
- a CDS encoding NifB/NifX family molybdenum-iron cluster-binding protein, protein MRIIVSTINGGLDDRVNPAFGRTPTFTIVDVENGQITNVQVLPNPGYSQPRGAGVTAAQFTIDQGAEVIISGQFGPNSSGVLQAAGIRMVSAPANMTVREAVEAFLRGELTGAVIGPEGGGMGRGYGRGGGMGRGRGGRW, encoded by the coding sequence ATGAGGATAATCGTATCAACCATAAACGGGGGTCTCGACGACAGGGTTAACCCAGCGTTCGGAAGAACCCCGACCTTTACGATAGTCGACGTTGAGAACGGGCAGATAACCAACGTCCAGGTGCTTCCAAACCCCGGCTACTCTCAGCCGAGGGGGGCAGGAGTGACCGCGGCCCAATTCACCATCGACCAGGGGGCAGAGGTCATAATATCCGGTCAGTTCGGACCAAACTCATCAGGCGTCCTTCAGGCAGCAGGGATAAGGATGGTCTCGGCGCCCGCAAACATGACCGTCCGCGAGGCTGTTGAGGCGTTCCTCCGCGGTGAGCTCACCGGAGCAGTTATAGGTCCTGAGGGCGGCGGAATGGGCAGAGGCTACGGCCGCGGAGGCGGTATGGGAAGAGGTCGCGGGGGCCGCTGGTGA
- a CDS encoding DUF998 domain-containing protein, protein MTENAISDLGKLGLPHNWVLNIPLIVTALLGIYYSLGLLGEMRNIVEKLGVGVFVIGLAFLALIGLFPKGTPLHYTVSWGFFLFASFGYLIAGLGLWLEGCKGIGILTVALFLTEVVLTKWAFGAFRGIAISEFIGIFPIVLWHYSVLFSLPKSAQ, encoded by the coding sequence ATCACGGAAAACGCCATCAGCGACCTCGGAAAGCTCGGCCTGCCCCACAACTGGGTTCTCAACATCCCGCTCATTGTGACGGCTCTTCTCGGGATTTATTACTCCCTGGGGCTCTTGGGCGAGATGAGGAACATCGTCGAAAAGCTCGGGGTCGGGGTTTTTGTCATTGGTCTCGCTTTCCTCGCGCTAATAGGCCTCTTCCCCAAAGGCACGCCCCTGCATTACACAGTGAGCTGGGGTTTCTTCCTCTTTGCGAGCTTTGGCTACCTGATAGCGGGATTAGGATTATGGCTGGAAGGCTGTAAGGGCATTGGAATCCTCACGGTCGCCCTGTTCCTCACAGAGGTTGTTCTAACTAAATGGGCCTTTGGAGCTTTCAGGGGCATTGCAATATCCGAGTTCATTGGCATATTCCCCATAGTGCTTTGGCACTACTCGGTGCTGTTCTCACTGCCCAAAAGTGCGCAGTAA
- a CDS encoding SDR family oxidoreductase codes for MLDIDLSGKLAFATASSKGIGFGVARVLAKAGADVILLSRSAENLEKAKEKIKAESDVNVEYIVADLTKRKDLERTVKELENIGEPDVFFFSTGGPKPGYFMEMDMEDWEGAVRLLLYPAVYLTRALVPAMERKGFGRIVYSTSVAIKEPISNIALSNVVRISMAGLVRTLAKELGPKGITVNGIMPGIIRTDRMIQLAKDRAEREGKTVEEALADYAKPIPLGRLGEPEEIGYLVAFLASDLGSYINGAMIPVDGGRLNSVF; via the coding sequence ATGCTGGACATAGACCTCTCCGGGAAGCTGGCCTTCGCGACCGCCTCCAGCAAGGGCATAGGCTTCGGCGTCGCGAGGGTTCTTGCAAAAGCCGGCGCTGACGTTATACTCCTCTCGCGGAGCGCGGAGAACCTGGAGAAGGCAAAAGAGAAGATAAAGGCCGAGAGCGACGTGAACGTTGAATACATCGTCGCGGATCTGACAAAGCGCAAAGACCTTGAGAGAACCGTAAAAGAGCTTGAAAACATTGGTGAGCCGGATGTGTTCTTCTTCTCCACCGGCGGGCCGAAGCCGGGCTACTTCATGGAGATGGACATGGAGGACTGGGAAGGCGCGGTTAGACTGCTCCTTTACCCTGCGGTTTATCTCACCAGAGCCCTCGTTCCGGCAATGGAGCGGAAGGGCTTCGGAAGGATAGTCTACTCCACGAGTGTGGCCATAAAGGAGCCGATATCAAACATAGCCCTCAGCAACGTTGTGAGGATTTCAATGGCGGGCCTCGTAAGAACGCTTGCGAAGGAGCTCGGGCCGAAGGGCATAACCGTCAACGGCATAATGCCCGGAATAATAAGAACCGATAGGATGATACAGCTTGCAAAGGACAGGGCGGAGAGGGAAGGAAAAACCGTCGAGGAAGCCCTAGCCGACTACGCGAAGCCGATACCCCTTGGGAGGCTCGGCGAGCCCGAGGAGATAGGTTACCTCGTCGCTTTCCTCGCGAGCGACCTCGGAAGTTACATAAACGGCGCCATGATTCCAGTCGATGGTGGAAGGCTCAACTCGGTGTTTTAG
- a CDS encoding 4Fe-4S dicluster domain-containing protein translates to MGLKAKLARKFVYTIFPDVRKFTDKKPALEQSLHSPEGRLVPEVVALYGRPGIHILKMVLVLPYLIGTAYYTRKSVASVRRNPLKGKKKAPSEFFEELESYAESLGVSRLGYTRLTPELVFSNRTVLFENAIVLLMEMRRSEISKAPGVGAGIEVWRTYYRLTRAAYRIAEFLRKNGFNAQPDPAIGGSTNFPLLAQKAGLGYIGKHGLLITPEYGPSARIAAVYTDLELPYTDENVKEYVWIPDFCNYCNACVRACPAEAIYLNPKILENGAEVHIDYTKCAAVFSRTLGCSICIKECTFTKSSYERVERAYEKIAEKEGKIG, encoded by the coding sequence ATGGGCCTCAAGGCGAAGCTGGCCAGAAAGTTTGTCTACACAATCTTTCCCGACGTGAGGAAGTTCACCGATAAAAAGCCCGCCCTTGAGCAGTCCCTTCACTCCCCCGAGGGGCGGCTCGTGCCTGAGGTGGTTGCCCTCTACGGCAGGCCGGGTATTCACATACTCAAGATGGTTCTCGTCCTCCCGTACCTCATAGGAACAGCATACTACACCCGAAAGAGCGTGGCGAGCGTGAGGAGAAACCCTCTGAAGGGCAAAAAGAAAGCTCCGTCGGAGTTCTTCGAGGAGCTTGAAAGCTATGCAGAGTCCCTCGGCGTTTCGAGGCTTGGCTACACGAGGTTAACTCCGGAGCTCGTCTTCTCCAACAGGACGGTGCTCTTTGAGAATGCGATAGTTCTCCTCATGGAGATGCGGAGGAGTGAAATCTCAAAGGCCCCGGGTGTTGGGGCCGGTATTGAAGTGTGGAGAACCTACTACCGTCTCACCAGGGCAGCTTACAGGATAGCGGAGTTTTTGAGAAAGAATGGCTTCAACGCCCAACCCGATCCTGCCATCGGGGGAAGCACGAACTTCCCGCTTCTGGCCCAGAAGGCAGGCCTTGGCTACATCGGGAAGCACGGGCTTTTGATAACCCCCGAATACGGGCCGAGTGCACGAATCGCCGCCGTTTATACCGATTTGGAGCTGCCTTACACGGATGAGAACGTGAAAGAGTACGTGTGGATTCCTGACTTCTGTAACTACTGCAATGCCTGTGTGAGGGCCTGTCCTGCAGAGGCGATTTATCTAAATCCAAAGATTCTTGAGAACGGGGCTGAAGTCCACATAGACTACACGAAGTGTGCCGCTGTCTTCTCAAGAACCCTGGGCTGCTCAATCTGCATAAAGGAATGCACGTTCACAAAAAGCAGCTATGAGAGGGTAGAGAGAGCCTATGAGAAAATAGCAGAAAAAGAGGGAAAGATCGGCTAA
- a CDS encoding PPC domain-containing DNA-binding protein, producing the protein MRFSRGRNFLFRVPEGRELLSYINEFAEKNNVLIGTVTAIGSLRNPKIGYFDEEAGEYKIITLTGTYELVSLLGNISLKDGKPFAHLHVALGDSDGMVYGGHLIEGEVFVTEVFIQELLGEPLERKLKENGLALWDAED; encoded by the coding sequence ATGAGGTTCTCGCGGGGTAGAAACTTCCTGTTCAGGGTTCCCGAGGGGAGAGAGCTCCTCAGCTACATAAACGAGTTCGCGGAAAAGAACAACGTCCTCATAGGGACGGTCACTGCGATTGGTAGCCTGAGGAACCCTAAGATAGGGTACTTTGACGAGGAGGCCGGTGAGTATAAGATCATCACGCTGACGGGAACCTACGAGCTTGTCTCCCTTCTCGGCAATATAAGTCTCAAGGACGGGAAGCCCTTTGCCCACCTCCACGTCGCCCTCGGTGATTCGGACGGCATGGTCTACGGCGGACACCTTATCGAGGGCGAAGTTTTTGTCACAGAGGTGTTCATTCAGGAACTCTTGGGTGAGCCTCTAGAAAGGAAGCTGAAGGAGAACGGGCTGGCGTTGTGGGATGCGGAAGACTGA
- a CDS encoding 6-carboxytetrahydropterin synthase, which yields MAFRLSERKIGWHKDFDSSHFLALPYESKCLRIHGHTYNVDVEIWGELNESGMIFDFNHLSRLIKLLDHRILVSEKWVVKRGDGKLIIEKNGKRLELPEDEAVVLNKPNVTAEYIAEWFAEKIAEKAGDNVKRIKVKIWEDPRSYAEVTLERKN from the coding sequence ATGGCGTTTAGACTTTCCGAGAGAAAGATAGGCTGGCATAAGGACTTTGACAGCTCACACTTTCTGGCCCTTCCCTACGAGAGCAAGTGCCTCCGCATACACGGGCACACCTACAACGTTGACGTCGAGATATGGGGCGAGCTCAACGAGAGCGGCATGATATTCGACTTCAACCATCTCAGCAGGCTCATAAAGCTCCTCGACCATAGGATTCTGGTGAGCGAGAAGTGGGTCGTTAAGAGGGGGGACGGCAAGCTCATCATCGAGAAGAACGGAAAGAGGCTCGAACTTCCCGAGGACGAGGCGGTCGTTCTCAACAAGCCTAACGTTACGGCTGAATACATAGCGGAGTGGTTCGCCGAGAAGATAGCCGAGAAGGCCGGGGACAACGTGAAGCGCATAAAGGTGAAGATATGGGAGGATCCGAGGAGCTACGCGGAGGTAACGCTAGAGAGAAAGAACTAG